The genomic region GGGATGACGACGGCGCCCGAGGCGGTCGTGATCGCGCCTTTCGCCTTCTTGGCCTGGGCAACGGGATCGGCTTTCTTGTCTGCGGCATGGGCCGAGGCGGCGACGGCAAGGCAGAGGAACAGGGCAAACAACGGCTTTTTCATCTGGGATCTCCTTGTGGGATGGGTCGAACCGGGTGATATTTTACCCGATTCCTTCCGATAAGTTCATCAGCCACTGTCGCAAGGAGACAAAGACCCATGGACAACGCCGCCTCGATCGCCGCTTCCGCCCTCAACGCCTTCTCGGTCCGCCAAGGCGTGACCGCCAACAACATCGCCAACGCAGAAACGCCCGATTTCAAGGCGTCGTCGGTGCGGATGGAAGAGGTTCCCGCCGGGGGCGTGACCGCCACCCCCGACAAAGGGAAGGATCCGGTCGACATCTCGAAGGAGGCCGCGAACCTGCTCGTCAACAGCAGCCTCTTCAAGGCCAACGTCGCCACCGTCAAGACGGTCGACGAGATGACCCGGGCGCTGCTCGACATCAAGGCCTGAAGCTTAAGCCGGCGCCTGCAAAGCTATAGCGGCTTCAGGTTGCCGAACTCTCTCCACTCCAGGAAGTTCTTGGGCGCCAGCGTAAATTGGTAAAGGTTTTCGAGAATCCGGTAATGGTCGCGTTCCTCGGAGGCGATCCGCAGCAGCAATTTCACGAGCTCGGGATCGGATTCCTTCTTGGCTGCATCCTCGTAAAACTTGACGCTTGCCTCCTCGTTCTCCATCCCGTGCCGGTAGCCGTCGAGCGATTCCGCGAGCAGCTCGGCATTCTTTTGGTCCGCGATCAGTTCCTTGAAGAGATTCTTGCCGGTCTCGAGCGTATTCGATTCGGCGAAGCTTCCCTTCAGCCCGTCCCGGAGCGCCTTGAAGGTCGCGTAGTGCTTCGTCTCGTCCGCCGCGAGGTTGGTGAAGATGGTCTTTAGCCCGACGCTGCCCGTTTCGGAAGCCAGTTTCTCGTAGTACTCCTTTCCGTCCGTTTCCATCTGCATGGCGAATTCGAAGATGTTCATGGCAAGACCCCCTTTCGTTTAACCATTGGATGCCGGTTGTCCCGGCAGGTTACGCGGCTTATCCTGATAAATATCATCGGGAGGAAGAAAATGATCCTGGA from Candidatus Deferrimicrobiaceae bacterium harbors:
- a CDS encoding flagellar basal body protein; the protein is MDNAASIAASALNAFSVRQGVTANNIANAETPDFKASSVRMEEVPAGGVTATPDKGKDPVDISKEAANLLVNSSLFKANVATVKTVDEMTRALLDIKA
- a CDS encoding ferritin family protein yields the protein MNIFEFAMQMETDGKEYYEKLASETGSVGLKTIFTNLAADETKHYATFKALRDGLKGSFAESNTLETGKNLFKELIADQKNAELLAESLDGYRHGMENEEASVKFYEDAAKKESDPELVKLLLRIASEERDHYRILENLYQFTLAPKNFLEWREFGNLKPL